A single window of Achromobacter xylosoxidans DNA harbors:
- a CDS encoding DMT family transporter yields the protein MKWLYLGIAIVAEIFATSALKSSEGFSRLVPSVVTVFGYMISFYFLSLTLREVPVGIAYAIWSGVGIVLISIVGALFFRQHLDTPALIGIGLIIAGVVVMNVFSKSVSH from the coding sequence ATGAAGTGGCTCTACCTGGGCATCGCCATCGTCGCCGAGATCTTCGCCACCAGCGCCCTGAAAAGCTCCGAGGGTTTTTCGCGCCTGGTGCCATCGGTGGTGACGGTGTTCGGCTACATGATCTCGTTCTATTTCCTGTCGCTGACGCTGCGCGAGGTGCCGGTCGGCATCGCCTACGCCATCTGGTCGGGCGTGGGCATCGTGCTGATCTCCATCGTCGGCGCGCTGTTCTTCAGGCAGCACCTGGACACCCCCGCGTTGATCGGCATTGGCCTGATCATCGCCGGCGTGGTGGTCATGAACGTCTTCTCGAAGTCCGTGTCGCACTGA
- a CDS encoding Smr/MutS family protein, translating to MRGNKVGAADLKRLKKDLQAEQERAALAQRVAALKKAAPAPGADTDPADDMAAFRRTMQSVKPIKQVARAEHKPAPQAAPALRRANALGETATRADAGVSDGGEITHLLSEGGTAFVRGDAAPDTARNLRRGQWRAGAELDLHGLRVEQARHAMLSFLDECQEHGIRCVRIVHGKGYGSQGLEPVLKDKARTWLVQKNEVLAFSEAPEREGGAGALLVLLRQSEGPRK from the coding sequence ATGCGGGGCAATAAGGTCGGCGCGGCCGACCTGAAACGCCTCAAGAAAGACCTGCAGGCCGAGCAGGAGCGCGCCGCCCTCGCCCAGCGCGTGGCGGCGCTGAAGAAAGCCGCGCCGGCGCCCGGCGCGGACACCGATCCGGCCGACGACATGGCCGCGTTCCGGCGCACCATGCAGTCGGTCAAGCCCATCAAGCAGGTCGCGCGCGCCGAACACAAGCCGGCGCCGCAAGCGGCCCCGGCCCTGCGCCGCGCCAACGCGCTGGGCGAAACCGCCACGCGAGCCGACGCCGGCGTTTCGGATGGCGGCGAAATCACGCACCTGCTGTCCGAAGGCGGCACCGCCTTCGTGCGCGGCGACGCCGCCCCCGACACCGCGCGCAACCTGCGCCGCGGCCAGTGGCGCGCCGGCGCCGAGCTCGACCTGCACGGCCTGCGCGTGGAACAGGCGCGCCACGCCATGCTGTCGTTCCTGGACGAGTGCCAGGAACACGGCATCCGCTGCGTGCGCATCGTGCATGGCAAGGGCTATGGCTCGCAGGGCCTGGAACCGGTGCTCAAGGACAAGGCCCGCACCTGGCTGGTGCAGAAGAACGAAGTGCTGGCGTTTTCCGAGGCGCCCGAGCGCGAAGGCGGCGCGGGCGCCCTGCTGGTGCTGCTGCGGCAATCGGAAGGGCCGCGCAAATGA
- the trxB gene encoding thioredoxin-disulfide reductase, whose product MSTPTHAKVLILGSGPAGYTAAVYAARANLSPVLVTGLAQGGQLMTTTDVDNWPADAEGVQGPDLMQRFQKHAERFNTEMLFDHIAKVDLSKRPFTLTGDTGKVYTCDALIIATGASAKYLGLPSEESFMGRGVSGCATCDGFFYRNQDVVVVGGGNTAVEEALYLSNICRKVTLIHRRDKFRAEPILVDKLMSKVENGNMELKLFHTLEEVLGDDSGVTGVRVRHVDTGATEDLKATGAFIAIGHQPNTGIFEGQLEMKDGYIVTKSGLSGMATMTSVPGVFAAGDVQDHVYRQAITSAGTGCMAALDAQRWLENAGQ is encoded by the coding sequence ATGTCCACGCCTACGCACGCTAAAGTTTTGATACTCGGATCCGGCCCCGCCGGTTACACGGCGGCCGTCTATGCGGCACGCGCCAATCTGAGCCCTGTCCTTGTTACAGGTCTGGCCCAAGGCGGCCAGCTGATGACCACCACGGACGTCGACAACTGGCCGGCCGACGCCGAAGGCGTGCAAGGTCCGGACCTGATGCAGCGCTTCCAGAAGCACGCCGAGCGCTTCAACACCGAAATGCTGTTCGACCACATCGCCAAGGTCGACCTGTCCAAGCGCCCGTTCACCCTGACCGGCGACACCGGCAAGGTCTACACCTGCGACGCCCTGATCATCGCCACCGGCGCCTCGGCCAAGTACCTGGGCCTGCCTTCCGAGGAGTCCTTCATGGGCCGCGGCGTGTCCGGCTGCGCCACCTGCGACGGCTTTTTCTACCGCAACCAGGACGTGGTCGTGGTCGGCGGCGGCAACACCGCCGTCGAAGAAGCCCTGTACCTGTCCAACATCTGCCGCAAGGTCACCCTGATCCACCGCCGCGACAAGTTCCGCGCCGAACCGATCCTGGTCGACAAGCTGATGAGCAAGGTCGAGAACGGCAACATGGAACTGAAGCTGTTCCACACGCTGGAAGAAGTGCTGGGCGACGACAGCGGCGTCACCGGCGTGCGCGTGCGCCACGTCGACACCGGCGCCACCGAAGACCTGAAAGCCACCGGCGCCTTCATCGCCATCGGCCACCAGCCCAACACCGGGATCTTCGAGGGTCAGCTCGAAATGAAGGACGGCTACATCGTCACCAAGAGCGGCCTGTCCGGCATGGCCACCATGACCTCGGTGCCGGGCGTGTTCGCCGCCGGCGACGTGCAGGACCACGTCTATCGCCAGGCCATCACCAGCGCCGGCACGGGCTGCATGGCCGCCCTGGACGCACAACGGTGGCTGGAGAATGCGGGGCAATAA
- a CDS encoding DNA translocase FtsK: MPRISTASPRASRNTRNGPSPLQTRISALLREARWILFAALAAWLTLVLATWSAADPGWSHSVPAGVIHNKGGTLGAYLADILLYLFGFSAWWWVILLLHRVRAGYRRLASHLRVTNGKQPEVLPRVHWEEGIGFFLLLVGSLGMEALRLASRGTHLPGASESASGAGGVIGHTLADLMSRSIGFTGSTLAFLVMLAIGLSLFFSFSWLTVAERVGTWIEGLVRRVRNSYAAREDRKVGEVAKAVRTEQVVAKQEKLVHEQPVRIEPAITVVPKSERVEKEKQQSLFFAPPPGGEGDLPAISLLDPPLANQETVSAETIEFTSRLIEKKLADFGVSVTVVAAQAGPVITRYEIEPATGVKGSQIVNLAKDLARALSLVSIRVVETIPGKNLMGLELPNPRRQVVKLSEILGSQTYHASHSVVTMALGKDIAGNPVVADLAKMPHLLVAGTTGSGKSVGINAMILSLLYKADASHTRLILIDPKMLEMSVYEGIPHLLAPVVTDMRHAANALNWCVGEMEKRYRLMSKMGVRNLAGYNTKIRDAIKREEPIPNPFSLTPDQPEPLSPLPTIVVVIDELADLMMVVGKKIEELIARLAQKARAAGIHLILATQRPSVDVITGLIKANIPTRIAFQVSSKIDSRTILDQMGAETLLGQGDMLYMPPGTGLPVRVHGAFVSDDEVHRVVESLKAQGEPNYVEGLLEGGLDGDGGEGASSVTGIGGDAESDPMYDQACEVVLKHRRASISLVQRHLRIGYNRAARLLEQMEQSGIVSAMQSNGNREILVPAAAREEA; this comes from the coding sequence ATGCCGCGTATCTCGACTGCTTCTCCGCGCGCTTCGCGCAACACCCGCAACGGGCCCTCGCCGCTGCAGACGCGTATCTCCGCGTTGCTGCGCGAAGCCCGCTGGATCCTCTTCGCCGCCCTGGCGGCCTGGCTCACCCTGGTGCTGGCCACCTGGAGCGCCGCCGACCCGGGCTGGTCCCATTCCGTCCCCGCCGGCGTCATCCACAACAAGGGCGGGACCCTGGGCGCCTACCTGGCGGACATCCTGCTGTACCTGTTCGGTTTCTCCGCCTGGTGGTGGGTGATCCTGCTGCTGCACCGCGTGCGGGCAGGTTACCGCCGCCTTGCCAGCCATCTTCGTGTTACCAATGGTAAGCAGCCTGAGGTGTTGCCTCGAGTCCACTGGGAAGAGGGCATCGGTTTCTTCCTGCTGCTGGTCGGCTCGCTGGGCATGGAAGCCCTGCGCCTGGCCAGCCGCGGCACGCATCTGCCGGGCGCCTCGGAAAGCGCCAGCGGCGCCGGTGGCGTCATCGGCCATACCCTGGCCGACCTGATGAGCCGCAGCATCGGCTTCACCGGCAGCACCCTGGCCTTCCTGGTGATGCTGGCGATCGGCCTGAGCCTGTTCTTCTCGTTCTCGTGGCTGACCGTGGCCGAGCGCGTCGGCACCTGGATCGAAGGCCTGGTGCGCCGGGTGCGCAATTCCTACGCCGCGCGCGAAGACCGCAAGGTCGGCGAGGTGGCCAAGGCCGTGCGCACCGAGCAGGTGGTGGCCAAGCAGGAAAAGCTGGTGCACGAGCAGCCGGTGCGCATCGAGCCGGCGATCACGGTGGTGCCCAAGTCCGAACGCGTCGAAAAGGAAAAGCAGCAATCGCTGTTCTTCGCGCCGCCGCCGGGCGGCGAGGGCGACCTGCCGGCCATCAGCCTGCTGGATCCGCCGCTGGCCAACCAGGAAACCGTGTCGGCCGAGACCATCGAATTCACCTCGCGCCTGATCGAAAAGAAGCTGGCCGACTTCGGCGTGTCCGTCACCGTGGTGGCGGCGCAGGCCGGTCCGGTCATCACGCGTTACGAAATCGAGCCGGCCACCGGCGTCAAGGGCAGCCAGATCGTCAATCTGGCCAAGGACCTGGCGCGCGCGCTCAGCCTGGTCAGCATCCGGGTGGTGGAAACCATTCCGGGCAAGAACCTGATGGGCCTGGAGCTGCCCAACCCGCGCCGCCAGGTGGTCAAGCTGTCCGAGATCCTGGGGTCGCAGACCTATCACGCCAGCCATTCGGTCGTGACCATGGCGCTGGGCAAGGACATCGCCGGCAATCCGGTGGTGGCCGACCTGGCCAAGATGCCGCACCTGTTGGTGGCGGGCACCACCGGGTCGGGCAAGTCGGTCGGGATCAACGCCATGATCCTGTCGCTGCTGTACAAGGCCGACGCCTCGCACACCCGCCTGATCCTGATCGACCCGAAGATGCTCGAAATGAGCGTCTACGAAGGCATTCCGCATTTGCTGGCGCCGGTGGTCACGGACATGCGCCATGCCGCCAACGCGCTGAACTGGTGCGTGGGCGAGATGGAAAAGCGCTACCGCCTGATGAGCAAGATGGGCGTGCGCAACCTGGCCGGCTACAACACCAAGATCCGCGACGCCATCAAGCGCGAGGAGCCGATCCCGAATCCGTTCTCGCTGACGCCCGACCAGCCGGAGCCGCTGTCGCCGCTACCCACCATCGTGGTGGTCATCGACGAGCTGGCCGACCTGATGATGGTGGTGGGCAAGAAGATCGAAGAACTCATCGCCCGCCTGGCGCAGAAGGCGCGCGCGGCCGGCATCCACCTGATCCTGGCGACGCAGCGTCCCAGCGTCGACGTCATCACCGGCCTGATCAAGGCCAACATCCCGACCCGCATCGCGTTCCAGGTGTCGTCCAAGATCGACTCGCGCACCATTCTCGACCAGATGGGCGCGGAGACGCTGCTGGGCCAGGGCGACATGCTCTACATGCCGCCGGGCACCGGCCTGCCGGTGCGCGTGCACGGCGCCTTTGTCAGCGACGATGAAGTGCACCGCGTGGTCGAAAGCCTGAAGGCGCAGGGCGAGCCGAACTATGTCGAGGGCCTGCTGGAAGGCGGGCTGGACGGCGACGGCGGCGAAGGCGCCAGCAGCGTCACCGGCATCGGCGGCGACGCCGAGTCGGACCCGATGTACGACCAGGCTTGCGAGGTGGTGCTCAAGCATCGCCGCGCCTCGATCTCGCTGGTGCAGCGCCATCTGCGCATTGGTTACAACCGTGCGGCGCGGTTACTGGAACAGATGGAGCAATCGGGTATCGTGTCGGCGATGCAGTCCAATGGCAACCGGGAGATCCTGGTGCCCGCCGCCGCTCGAGAGGAAGCATGA